A window of the Sphingomonas piscis genome harbors these coding sequences:
- a CDS encoding DUF1624 domain-containing protein, producing the protein MATQAAQLNGDALVEPVPAGVTRSGAARLDAIDMLRGLVIVFMVLDHVRDFFHVSVNSFDPTDPVQSYPLLYVTRWITHLCAPTFVFLAGVSIFLQRANGKAGADLSRFLLTRGAWLVFLEVTVVTFGFNFGVSVVFLQVIWAIGISMICMAALARLPSVAVLIIGVAILLIYPLVAAATEGATGAAAIIRIMTVAPNLIPGTPILAFYAAIPWLGVMCLGFGLGPSFRLERERTRILLPLALGLLVAFVIMRALNGYGDPAPWKTGATETQTVMSFMNVSKYPPSPDYVCATLGTSMLIFLALQHFRGGQRAFCSTSAAPPCLPIFAISTSHTALR; encoded by the coding sequence ATGGCAACACAGGCAGCACAGCTGAACGGCGACGCTTTGGTCGAACCAGTGCCGGCGGGGGTCACCCGCTCGGGAGCGGCGCGTCTGGACGCGATCGACATGCTTCGCGGTCTGGTGATCGTGTTCATGGTCCTCGACCATGTCCGCGACTTCTTTCACGTGTCCGTCAACAGCTTCGACCCGACCGATCCGGTGCAAAGCTATCCCTTGCTCTACGTCACCCGGTGGATCACGCACCTGTGCGCCCCCACCTTCGTCTTTCTGGCCGGCGTGTCGATCTTCCTCCAGCGCGCGAACGGCAAGGCAGGCGCCGACCTGTCTCGGTTCCTGCTTACGCGGGGTGCCTGGCTGGTGTTCCTTGAAGTGACCGTTGTCACCTTCGGGTTCAACTTCGGCGTTTCGGTGGTCTTTCTTCAGGTGATCTGGGCCATCGGCATATCGATGATCTGCATGGCAGCGCTTGCGCGGCTTCCATCTGTGGCAGTGCTGATCATCGGGGTCGCGATCCTGTTGATCTACCCACTTGTTGCCGCGGCTACCGAAGGTGCGACGGGAGCGGCCGCCATCATCCGGATCATGACGGTTGCTCCCAACCTGATCCCGGGAACACCGATTCTCGCCTTTTACGCCGCCATTCCATGGCTTGGCGTCATGTGCCTCGGCTTCGGACTCGGACCAAGCTTCCGCTTAGAGCGCGAACGAACGCGTATCCTGTTGCCGCTTGCTCTGGGCCTGCTGGTCGCGTTCGTAATCATGCGGGCGCTCAATGGATATGGCGACCCCGCGCCGTGGAAGACCGGAGCTACGGAGACGCAGACGGTCATGTCGTTCATGAACGTCTCCAAATATCCGCCGTCGCCTGACTATGTCTGCGCCACGCTGGGTACGTCGATGTTGATCTTCCTCGCGCTCCAGCATTTCCGCGGGGGGCAGCGCGCGTTCTGCTCGACTTCGGCCGCACCCCCTTGTTTACCTATCTTTGCCATCTCTACATCGCACACGGCCTTGCGCTGA
- a CDS encoding glutaredoxin domain-containing protein: MPESRSATLYRMVLPEHTCPFGVRAKEMLEQAGYEIEEHILESRDEVEAFKDEHGVSTTPQVFIDGERIGGSSDLEAYLAEENA, translated from the coding sequence ATGCCCGAGTCCCGCAGCGCCACCCTTTACCGAATGGTCTTGCCCGAACACACCTGCCCATTTGGGGTGCGCGCAAAGGAGATGCTGGAACAGGCCGGCTATGAAATCGAGGAGCATATCCTTGAGAGCCGCGATGAGGTCGAGGCGTTTAAGGACGAGCATGGCGTCTCCACAACCCCGCAGGTGTTCATCGACGGGGAACGGATCGGCGGAAGCAGCGACCTTGAGGCTTATCTGGCGGAGGAAAACGCCTAA
- the alaS gene encoding alanine--tRNA ligase, whose amino-acid sequence MTSTNDIRRSFLDYFEGAGHARVPSAPLIPHNDPTLMFVNAGMVPFKNVFVGLESRPYSTAVSSQKCVRAGGKHNDLDNVGYTARHHTFFEMLGNFSFGDYFKEQAITHAWTLLTKEWGLSPDKLTATVYHTDDQAFDLWRKIAGLPEERIIRIATKDNFWAMGPDGPSGPCSEIFYDHGEHIFGGPPGSPDEDGDRFVEIWNLVFMQHLQENDEIVADLPRPSIDTGMGLERVAAVMQGVHDNYDTDTFKALIAASEELTKTKAEGEQQASHRVIADHLRSSGFLVADGVLPANEGRGYVLRRIMRRAMRHAHILGAKEPLMHRLVPALVAEMGAAYPELVRAQPLLEATLAQEETRFRQTLANGLRLLDEATMNMGEGGTLPGETAFKLYDTYGFPYDLTEDALRARGLQVDRAGFDAAMAEQKAAARAAWKGSGEKGSDELWFDLAEELGSTEFIGYSGHEGEGVVQAIVKDGQRVDRAGEGDKVQIVLNQTPFYGESGGQIGDAGLLSAVNGFEGIVEDTSKPLGKLHALLTNIAAGEVKVGDALHQSVDADRRGRVRANHSATHLLHAALRHRLGTHVTQKGSLVAPDRLRFDFSHPSALTPEDIAVVEAEVNAQIRGNQQVTTRLMTPDEAIAAGAMALFGEKYGDEVRVLSMGRSDEIDYSVELCGGTHVDALGDIQLFKIVSESAVSSGVRRIEALTAEAARQWLVERDARLREAAAALKASPDEVPGRVASLIEDRRRLERELAEAKKALAMGGGSAKADAAGPEQVAGRAFLGQVVEGLDPKSLRSTVDEMKQRVGSGVAALVAINDSRASVAVGVTSDLANEVSAVDLVKAAVAALGGQGGGGRPDMAQGGGPDGDKAADAIAAVKDALSKVAA is encoded by the coding sequence ATGACATCGACTAACGACATCCGCCGCTCCTTCCTCGACTATTTCGAGGGTGCGGGCCATGCGCGCGTGCCATCCGCGCCGCTGATCCCGCACAACGACCCGACGCTGATGTTCGTCAATGCCGGCATGGTGCCGTTCAAGAATGTCTTCGTCGGCCTGGAGAGCCGGCCTTATTCGACCGCGGTCAGCAGCCAGAAGTGCGTCCGCGCCGGCGGCAAGCACAACGACCTCGACAATGTCGGCTATACCGCGCGTCACCACACCTTCTTCGAGATGCTCGGCAATTTCTCGTTCGGGGACTATTTCAAGGAACAGGCGATCACCCATGCCTGGACCCTGCTTACGAAGGAGTGGGGCCTTTCACCGGACAAGCTGACCGCCACCGTCTATCACACAGACGACCAGGCGTTCGACCTGTGGCGCAAGATCGCCGGGCTGCCCGAGGAGCGGATCATCCGCATCGCGACCAAGGACAATTTCTGGGCGATGGGTCCGGACGGGCCGAGCGGACCCTGCTCGGAGATCTTCTACGACCATGGCGAGCACATCTTCGGCGGCCCTCCCGGAAGCCCGGACGAGGACGGCGACCGCTTTGTCGAGATCTGGAACCTCGTCTTCATGCAGCATCTGCAGGAGAATGATGAGATCGTTGCGGACCTGCCGCGGCCCTCTATCGACACAGGCATGGGGTTGGAGCGGGTCGCTGCGGTCATGCAAGGCGTCCACGACAATTATGACACAGACACCTTCAAGGCTCTTATCGCCGCCAGCGAGGAACTGACGAAGACCAAGGCGGAAGGTGAGCAACAGGCGAGCCATCGCGTCATTGCCGATCACCTTCGCTCATCCGGCTTCCTGGTCGCGGATGGGGTGCTCCCGGCCAACGAGGGCAGGGGCTATGTTCTCCGCCGGATCATGCGTCGCGCAATGCGCCACGCCCACATCCTTGGTGCCAAGGAGCCCTTGATGCACCGCCTGGTGCCCGCTTTGGTCGCAGAGATGGGCGCCGCTTATCCGGAACTGGTCCGCGCGCAGCCTTTGCTCGAAGCAACGCTGGCGCAGGAGGAAACCCGCTTCCGCCAGACGCTCGCCAACGGCCTGCGCCTGCTCGACGAAGCGACCATGAACATGGGCGAAGGCGGAACGCTGCCGGGCGAGACCGCCTTCAAGCTTTATGACACATACGGTTTCCCTTACGACCTCACCGAGGACGCTCTGCGTGCGCGGGGGCTGCAGGTCGACCGTGCAGGTTTCGACGCCGCCATGGCCGAGCAGAAGGCAGCTGCTCGCGCCGCCTGGAAGGGCTCCGGTGAGAAGGGCAGCGACGAACTCTGGTTCGACCTGGCCGAGGAACTCGGAAGCACCGAGTTCATCGGCTACTCGGGGCATGAAGGCGAAGGCGTCGTTCAGGCGATCGTCAAGGACGGGCAGCGTGTCGACCGGGCGGGCGAGGGCGACAAGGTCCAGATCGTCCTCAACCAGACGCCATTCTACGGCGAGAGCGGCGGACAAATCGGTGACGCCGGATTATTGAGTGCCGTCAATGGCTTCGAGGGAATTGTTGAGGATACGTCCAAGCCGCTTGGCAAGCTCCACGCGCTGCTGACCAACATTGCAGCCGGAGAGGTCAAGGTCGGTGACGCGCTTCATCAGAGCGTCGATGCGGATCGTCGCGGCCGCGTGCGCGCCAATCACAGCGCCACCCACCTGCTGCACGCCGCCCTGCGCCATCGGCTCGGCACACACGTTACGCAAAAAGGCAGCCTCGTCGCTCCCGACCGGCTACGCTTCGACTTCTCCCACCCTTCGGCGCTGACACCCGAGGACATCGCGGTGGTCGAAGCTGAGGTGAACGCGCAGATCCGCGGTAATCAGCAGGTCACCACCCGCCTGATGACCCCGGACGAGGCGATCGCCGCCGGCGCCATGGCCCTGTTCGGCGAGAAATATGGTGACGAGGTCCGAGTCCTGTCCATGGGTCGCAGCGACGAGATCGACTATTCGGTCGAGCTGTGCGGCGGCACCCACGTCGACGCACTAGGTGACATCCAATTGTTCAAGATCGTTTCGGAAAGCGCCGTCTCATCGGGGGTGCGCCGAATTGAAGCGCTGACGGCTGAAGCCGCGCGGCAGTGGTTGGTCGAGCGCGACGCCCGCCTCCGCGAAGCTGCCGCGGCGCTGAAGGCCTCGCCGGACGAGGTCCCCGGGCGCGTGGCCAGCTTGATTGAAGACAGACGTAGGCTGGAGCGCGAGCTCGCGGAGGCGAAGAAAGCGCTGGCGATGGGCGGCGGTTCAGCCAAAGCTGACGCCGCAGGTCCAGAGCAGGTCGCGGGCCGTGCCTTCCTCGGTCAGGTCGTGGAGGGTCTCGACCCCAAGAGTCTACGCTCTACCGTCGATGAAATGAAGCAGCGTGTCGGTTCCGGCGTCGCGGCCCTCGTTGCGATCAATGATAGCCGTGCCAGCGTCGCGGTCGGAGTCACAAGCGATCTGGCGAACGAGGTCAGCGCCGTCGACTTAGTCAAGGCTGCGGTTGCTGCGCTTGGCGGGCAGGGTGGGGGCGGACGCCCCGACATGGCCCAGGGTGGCGGCCCCGATGGCGACAAGGCGGCAGACGCCATTGCCGCCGTCAAGGACGCGCTGAGCAAGGTCGCCGCTTAG